A region of Candidatus Dependentiae bacterium DNA encodes the following proteins:
- a CDS encoding acetyl-CoA carboxylase biotin carboxylase subunit (catalyzes the ATP-dependent carboxylation of a covalently attached biotin and the transfer of the carboxyl group to pyruvate forming oxaloacetate) — MNKILIANRSEIASRIIQTCKYLEIKTVAIYSPEDKFASFVYDATESYPLTKSGIGGYLDQEEIIQIAKISNCDAIHPGYGFLSEMADFAQKVIDSGLIWIGPTPKQINLMGDKIQAKNLMQQINVPTIPGFEISANCDIANLKSKVAEIGYPILLKAALGGGGKAMRRVNNESEFESHFNAVKREAEYLFNSSSIFIEKYIENGRHIEVQIAGDPENIIHLFERDCSIQRRHQKVIEEATSTFVSQNCLEKIYETAVMAAKSINYKNLGTVEFIVTTSEQFYFLEMNTRLQVEHPVSEAISGIDFVALQIHLAEDNKLPYNQNEIQKHGHSIECRILAEDTNNNFAPSTGTIALLNLPKSNFVRIDHNLQEGMEITGSFDSMLAKVITSGRDRNETKLKMLQALDKLKIEGIDTNIEFLKSILKSKEFDKGKIFTNSLNNENFVSTLLENNKIESTDKNISNEELALIAAALIPHKQTHHENKNVSKTQSNWKNSSWK; from the coding sequence ATAAATAAAATACTAATAGCAAATCGATCCGAAATAGCCTCAAGAATTATCCAAACATGCAAATATTTGGAGATCAAAACTGTTGCCATTTATTCACCTGAGGATAAATTTGCATCGTTTGTTTATGACGCTACAGAATCTTATCCACTCACAAAAAGTGGAATCGGTGGATATTTAGATCAAGAAGAAATCATACAAATCGCAAAAATTAGTAATTGTGACGCTATCCATCCTGGATATGGATTTTTATCTGAAATGGCTGATTTCGCACAAAAAGTTATTGATTCCGGTTTAATTTGGATCGGGCCAACACCAAAACAAATAAACCTCATGGGCGATAAGATTCAAGCAAAAAACCTTATGCAACAAATTAATGTTCCAACGATTCCTGGTTTTGAAATCTCAGCAAACTGTGATATTGCAAATTTAAAATCCAAAGTTGCAGAAATCGGATATCCAATTTTGCTCAAAGCAGCACTTGGCGGTGGTGGTAAAGCTATGAGAAGAGTAAATAATGAATCAGAATTTGAATCGCATTTCAATGCGGTAAAGCGTGAAGCAGAATATCTTTTTAATTCATCAAGCATTTTCATCGAGAAATATATTGAAAACGGACGACATATCGAAGTGCAAATTGCAGGTGATCCTGAAAATATCATTCATCTTTTCGAGCGAGATTGTTCGATCCAACGTCGGCACCAAAAAGTTATAGAAGAAGCTACATCCACATTTGTTAGCCAAAATTGTTTAGAAAAAATCTATGAAACAGCAGTTATGGCAGCCAAATCAATAAATTATAAAAATTTAGGAACAGTAGAATTCATAGTCACGACAAGTGAACAATTTTATTTTCTTGAAATGAATACACGACTGCAAGTAGAACATCCTGTGAGCGAAGCGATTAGCGGAATAGATTTTGTCGCATTACAAATACATTTAGCAGAAGATAATAAATTACCATACAACCAAAATGAAATTCAAAAACATGGACACTCTATTGAGTGTAGAATTTTAGCAGAAGATACAAATAACAATTTTGCACCTTCAACAGGAACAATTGCGCTTTTAAATTTGCCAAAATCAAACTTTGTAAGAATTGATCACAATTTACAAGAAGGAATGGAAATAACAGGATCGTTTGACTCCATGCTTGCAAAAGTAATCACAAGTGGAAGAGATCGCAATGAAACAAAACTCAAAATGCTGCAAGCGCTCGATAAGTTAAAAATTGAAGGTATAGACACAAACATAGAGTTTTTAAAATCAATCTTAAAATCTAAAGAGTTTGATAAAGGTAAAATTTTTACCAATTCACTGAACAATGAAAATTTTGTTTCTACACTTTTAGAAAATAATAAAATTGAATCAACCGACAAAAACATTTCAAATGAAGAATTAGCATTAATTGCAGCAGCGTTAATACCACACAAACAAACGCATCATGAAAATAAAAATGTTTCTAAAACGCAAAGCAACTGGAAGAACTCATCATGGAAATAA
- a CDS encoding isopentenyl-diphosphate delta-isomerase yields MKKLVILVDEKDKEIGFEEKLEAHKKGLLHRAISVFIFNSKNELLLQKRAFDKYHCGGLWSNSCCTHPHPQETNLEAAKRRLVEEMGIKTELKEICNFTYKVHFPQNNLFEHEFDHLFIGHYDKDPKINLSEVADFKWISIETLLKEFQENPGNYTPWFKIIFAEVLKKSFK; encoded by the coding sequence ATGAAAAAGCTTGTAATTTTGGTCGATGAAAAAGACAAAGAAATTGGATTTGAAGAAAAGCTAGAAGCACATAAAAAAGGGTTGCTACACCGAGCAATTTCAGTTTTTATTTTCAATTCCAAAAATGAACTTTTACTTCAAAAACGAGCGTTTGATAAATATCACTGCGGCGGACTTTGGAGCAATAGTTGCTGCACACATCCCCATCCTCAAGAAACAAATTTAGAGGCTGCAAAAAGAAGATTAGTTGAAGAAATGGGAATAAAGACAGAGCTCAAAGAGATTTGCAATTTTACCTACAAAGTTCATTTCCCACAAAACAATCTCTTTGAACATGAGTTTGATCATTTATTTATAGGACATTACGATAAAGATCCAAAAATAAATCTATCTGAGGTTGCTGACTTCAAATGGATTTCAATCGAAACTCTTTTAAAAGAATTTCAAGAAAATCCAGGAAATTATACTCCTTGGTTTAAAATTATTTTTGCGGAAGTTTTAAAGAAGAGTTTTAAATAA
- a CDS encoding histidine triad nucleotide-binding protein — MENNCIFCKIIRKEIPTTVVKENEHILVIKDIHPKAPVHYLVLPKKHIIHMGEISNDDQLIAWEMFKMIKELASDLQDPKAFNIISNNGAASGQSVFHMHWHFLAGRDIFQGKF; from the coding sequence ATGGAAAATAACTGTATTTTTTGTAAAATAATTCGCAAAGAGATTCCGACAACAGTAGTAAAAGAAAATGAACATATTTTAGTTATCAAAGATATTCATCCTAAAGCACCTGTTCATTATCTTGTTTTGCCCAAAAAACATATTATTCACATGGGTGAGATTTCAAATGATGATCAATTAATCGCATGGGAAATGTTCAAAATGATCAAAGAGCTTGCATCAGATCTGCAAGATCCAAAAGCTTTCAATATTATTTCAAACAATGGGGCTGCGAGTGGGCAAAGCGTATTTCATATGCATTGGCATTTTTTAGCTGGTAGAGATATTTTTCAAGGTAAATTTTAA
- a CDS encoding cupin domain-containing protein — MQLVNFAEKEWGHEEWIVNNDLYCGKKLILKKGFRCSMHMHKVKDETFYILSGKVLMETEFEGEKTVKIMEAGDIQHIKINMLHRFTGLEDSQIMEFSTFHMDSDSYRVEVSGKVAQEELNNILSKVEF, encoded by the coding sequence ATGCAACTTGTTAACTTCGCAGAAAAAGAATGGGGCCATGAAGAGTGGATTGTAAATAACGATCTCTATTGTGGTAAAAAATTGATTTTGAAAAAAGGTTTTCGCTGCTCGATGCATATGCACAAAGTAAAAGATGAAACATTCTACATTTTGAGTGGTAAAGTTTTGATGGAAACTGAATTTGAAGGCGAAAAAACTGTAAAAATTATGGAAGCTGGAGATATTCAGCATATTAAGATTAATATGCTTCATAGATTTACCGGGCTTGAAGATTCGCAGATTATGGAATTTTCTACATTTCATATGGATAGCGATTCTTACAGAGTTGAAGTGAGCGGTAAGGTAGCGCAAGAAGAGTTAAATAATATTTTAAGTAAGGTGGAATTTTGA
- the psd gene encoding phosphatidylserine decarboxylase has translation MLRFMIQKKIRVILLMFATMNNLKTNLISFPTKNYFYDNEHLVKENVYNGMMNRFIYEKKLGRCFRAILNRAWFSFLTGIYYDSSFSKRSIKNFVSKYNIDMSECEKNIDEFKTFNEFFTRTLKPGSRQIDQTINVLISPADSKLFVIENITKQTKFEIKNLNFDLIKFFKSEELANKFEGGALLVFRLAPYDYHHFHFPFDAKILNMQVINGIYDSVNPVAYKAGYLPLIENERHLTILKSDIFGEVAFVSVGAMCVGKIVENYQENKNYKKGDDAGYFAFGGSTVAMMFKKDQLKIDERFLKHSKEGYETKIRFGERVGVKI, from the coding sequence ATGTTGAGATTTATGATTCAAAAGAAAATAAGAGTTATTTTATTGATGTTTGCAACAATGAATAATTTAAAAACAAATTTAATTTCTTTTCCGACCAAAAACTATTTTTACGATAATGAACACCTTGTCAAAGAGAATGTCTACAACGGGATGATGAATCGATTTATTTATGAAAAAAAACTAGGAAGATGTTTTAGAGCTATTTTAAATCGAGCTTGGTTTAGTTTCCTTACTGGTATTTACTATGATTCTTCATTTAGTAAAAGATCAATAAAAAATTTTGTTTCAAAATATAATATCGATATGTCGGAGTGTGAAAAAAATATTGATGAATTTAAAACTTTTAATGAATTTTTCACACGCACCCTTAAGCCTGGATCACGACAAATAGATCAAACTATTAATGTTTTAATCTCTCCTGCTGATTCCAAACTTTTTGTTATTGAAAACATTACCAAGCAAACGAAGTTTGAAATTAAAAATTTAAATTTTGATTTGATTAAATTTTTCAAGAGCGAAGAACTAGCAAATAAATTTGAAGGCGGAGCTCTTCTTGTTTTCCGCTTGGCGCCTTACGATTATCATCATTTTCATTTCCCTTTTGATGCCAAAATTTTAAATATGCAAGTGATCAATGGAATTTATGATTCTGTGAATCCCGTTGCATACAAAGCTGGATATTTGCCTCTTATAGAAAATGAACGACATCTAACAATTTTAAAATCTGACATTTTCGGAGAAGTTGCATTTGTTTCTGTTGGGGCGATGTGTGTTGGAAAAATTGTTGAAAACTATCAAGAAAACAAAAATTACAAAAAAGGTGATGATGCAGGATATTTTGCTTTTGGTGGCTCCACCGTTGCAATGATGTTTAAAAAAGATCAATTAAAAATTGATGAAAGATTTTTAAAACATTCAAAAGAAGGATATGAAACAAAAATTAGATTTGGAGAAAGAGTGGGAGTAAAGATTTAA
- a CDS encoding ribulose-phosphate 3-epimerase has protein sequence MEIFPSLISADLLNLEKVINSLNDKCDGFHIDVMDNHFVPNLTWGPAFIQEFVKIAKIPLDVHLMVDDPQGWIDKLKLRPIDYLIFHVEACKDNEEIIKICTKAKKIGCKIGMAINPKTKIDSFLGILNIFDQVLIMSVEPGFSGQKFDKSVMDKVQKIAELKRKNNLKLKISMDGGIGKDNIKFLSENGVDRVGVATSVFGGGDYLKNLADLYAQM, from the coding sequence ATGGAGATTTTCCCGTCATTGATATCGGCTGATCTGCTGAATTTAGAAAAAGTTATCAATAGTTTAAATGACAAATGTGATGGTTTTCACATCGATGTCATGGATAATCATTTTGTGCCAAATTTGACCTGGGGGCCAGCCTTTATCCAAGAATTTGTAAAAATCGCCAAAATTCCGCTGGATGTTCACTTGATGGTTGATGATCCACAAGGTTGGATTGACAAATTGAAACTTCGACCGATCGATTATTTAATTTTTCACGTAGAAGCCTGCAAAGATAATGAAGAAATTATCAAAATTTGCACAAAAGCTAAAAAAATAGGGTGCAAAATCGGAATGGCTATAAATCCAAAAACAAAAATCGATTCATTTTTAGGTATTTTAAATATCTTTGATCAGGTATTAATCATGTCTGTCGAGCCTGGTTTTTCGGGACAAAAGTTTGATAAATCGGTTATGGATAAAGTGCAAAAAATTGCCGAATTGAAACGAAAAAACAACTTAAAACTCAAAATATCCATGGATGGCGGTATCGGTAAGGATAACATAAAATTTCTTTCTGAAAATGGAGTGGACAGAGTAGGGGTTGCAACTTCTGTTTTTGGAGGCGGGGATTACCTAAAGAATCTGGCGGATTTATACGCTCAAATGTGA
- a CDS encoding Asp-tRNA(Asn)/Glu-tRNA(Gln) amidotransferase GatCAB subunit B — protein MASEAKTVLEKHPDYTANIGFEIHVQLKTESKIFCSCPNKFGQQPNKNICPVCSGNPGTLPILNKKVVDFAIMAGLATNCAITRKNEFSRKHYTYPDLPKNFQITQGEVAICQEGFIEITLEDGSSKKIRINRIHMEEDAGKNIHGEHGESFVDLNRAGTPLLEIVSYPDISSAFEAKAYLSEIKKIVQYLDVSDANMEEGSFRADTNISVRKKSQEKLGTKVELKNINSFRFISQAIDYEIERQVTALEEGEQIYQETRLWDNKKQVSAAMRSKEEANDYRYFTEPDIPPIMIDEEWIKQIKKTLPELPQEKFNRFQKEYDLSSYEAEILIDPLELANFFEETVKISNHPKQVCNWMLRDLLAYLKNNNLSLTQAKITPTLMAEFVSTVEKGIINSKIAQDVFAEMLESGKSPLTIIKEKGLEQISSPEELERIVLEVIAQNKDNVDKYRAGNDKLFAFFVGQSMKATKGKGNPQLINELLKKHL, from the coding sequence ATGGCAAGTGAAGCAAAAACTGTTCTTGAAAAACATCCTGATTACACAGCAAACATCGGATTTGAAATACATGTTCAGCTAAAAACAGAATCAAAAATATTTTGTAGTTGTCCCAATAAATTTGGGCAGCAACCTAACAAAAATATTTGTCCCGTCTGCTCTGGCAACCCGGGAACGCTTCCAATCTTAAATAAAAAGGTTGTTGATTTTGCAATAATGGCTGGACTTGCAACAAACTGCGCAATCACACGCAAAAATGAATTTTCAAGAAAACACTACACTTACCCTGATTTGCCAAAAAACTTTCAAATAACACAAGGTGAAGTCGCAATCTGCCAGGAAGGATTCATCGAGATCACACTCGAAGATGGTTCTAGCAAAAAAATTAGAATCAACAGAATTCATATGGAAGAAGATGCTGGCAAAAATATTCACGGCGAACATGGCGAAAGTTTTGTTGATTTAAACAGAGCAGGAACACCACTGCTTGAAATCGTAAGTTATCCTGATATATCAAGCGCATTCGAAGCCAAAGCATATTTGAGCGAAATCAAAAAAATCGTACAATACTTGGACGTGAGCGATGCAAATATGGAAGAAGGTTCTTTCCGCGCAGATACAAATATATCTGTAAGGAAAAAATCCCAAGAAAAACTTGGAACAAAAGTCGAACTCAAAAATATAAATTCATTTAGATTTATATCACAAGCAATCGATTACGAAATTGAACGTCAAGTCACAGCGCTTGAAGAAGGCGAACAAATTTATCAAGAAACTCGACTTTGGGATAACAAAAAACAAGTTTCTGCTGCTATGAGATCCAAAGAAGAAGCAAACGATTATCGATATTTTACAGAGCCAGATATACCACCAATAATGATCGATGAAGAGTGGATAAAACAAATCAAAAAAACACTTCCAGAACTTCCCCAAGAAAAATTTAACCGCTTCCAAAAAGAATATGATTTAAGCAGCTATGAAGCTGAGATTTTGATAGATCCGCTTGAACTTGCAAACTTCTTTGAAGAAACTGTCAAAATAAGCAATCATCCAAAACAGGTTTGTAACTGGATGCTCCGCGACCTACTTGCGTATCTCAAAAATAACAACCTTTCTCTTACACAAGCTAAAATCACTCCGACATTAATGGCAGAATTCGTATCAACAGTAGAAAAAGGAATAATAAACAGCAAGATCGCGCAAGACGTTTTTGCAGAGATGCTTGAAAGCGGAAAATCACCACTTACTATCATCAAAGAAAAAGGGTTAGAACAAATTTCATCACCGGAAGAGCTTGAAAGAATAGTTTTGGAAGTAATTGCTCAAAACAAAGACAATGTGGATAAATACAGAGCAGGAAACGATAAACTTTTTGCCTTTTTCGTCGGACAATCAATGAAAGCAACAAAAGGAAAAGGTAATCCACAGTTGATCAACGAGTTATTAAAGAAACATTTGTAA
- a CDS encoding Rne/Rng family ribonuclease (involved in the processing of the 5'end of 16S rRNA) translates to MKKILINHNAWQTRVAVLRDKKLQDIYLDSGNKIELERCFFKGKVAKILPGIQTAFVDIGQEKAGFLHITEVDRALAVEKTIEFNKEANFDSNADEIERKIKKEMDISKIFSENEDILVQVSKEPIYGKGAKLTTCFTLPGRLIVLMPNIPQIGISKKIENKVERQRLREILIKNLPKGMGVVIRTTAENRDEKEIKKDLAFLISIWKSIIKKFKKAAVGDKVFEDLPITLRVIRDHLDNDVEAVLTDNLEDQKRLYRFVRDTTTEHAYKIKFYDGESPLFEIFDVEKQIEKALQKKVLLKSGGSLIIETTEAMSVVDVNTGRFIGKNNLEDTIFKTNIEAAEEIVTQLRLRNIGGLIVIDFIDMSNSSNRQKLSKFFEKTLKEMDKFQTVALKISEFGLVQMTRKRSGKTLVQQLTKVCECCNSYGFVKSTQTISYEVLQLFKDSVKRENHHGTATLVTSPVVFDYLTEKEYKSILKLEKEINCKIILESNDNFEGSLFKIEKS, encoded by the coding sequence ATGAAAAAAATTTTAATAAACCATAACGCATGGCAAACGCGAGTCGCTGTGCTCCGAGACAAAAAACTTCAAGATATCTATCTGGATTCAGGCAATAAAATAGAACTTGAAAGATGTTTTTTTAAAGGTAAAGTCGCCAAAATATTACCTGGAATTCAAACCGCATTTGTAGATATCGGACAAGAAAAAGCTGGTTTTTTACACATCACCGAAGTCGATCGCGCACTAGCCGTTGAAAAAACAATAGAATTTAACAAAGAAGCAAACTTTGATTCAAATGCAGATGAGATCGAACGCAAAATTAAAAAAGAAATGGATATCAGCAAAATATTTTCAGAAAATGAAGATATTTTGGTGCAGGTAAGTAAAGAACCTATTTATGGTAAAGGTGCAAAATTAACCACTTGCTTCACCCTTCCTGGACGATTGATTGTACTCATGCCAAATATTCCACAAATCGGAATTTCCAAAAAAATAGAAAATAAAGTTGAACGTCAACGCCTACGTGAAATTCTAATTAAAAACTTACCAAAAGGAATGGGCGTTGTTATCAGAACAACAGCTGAAAACAGAGACGAAAAAGAGATCAAAAAAGATCTCGCTTTTTTGATTTCAATATGGAAATCGATTATAAAAAAATTCAAAAAAGCTGCTGTCGGAGATAAAGTTTTTGAAGATTTACCTATAACATTACGTGTAATCCGAGATCATCTTGATAATGATGTAGAAGCTGTTTTAACAGATAATCTAGAAGATCAAAAACGACTTTATCGATTTGTGCGTGACACCACAACAGAACATGCTTACAAAATCAAATTTTACGACGGCGAATCTCCTCTTTTTGAAATTTTCGACGTAGAAAAACAAATCGAAAAAGCACTACAAAAGAAAGTTCTTCTAAAATCTGGCGGTAGTTTAATCATCGAAACAACAGAAGCCATGTCTGTAGTCGACGTAAATACTGGTAGATTTATAGGAAAAAATAACCTCGAAGATACAATTTTCAAAACAAACATAGAAGCTGCAGAAGAAATAGTTACCCAACTTCGCCTTAGAAATATTGGCGGTTTAATTGTCATAGACTTTATCGATATGTCGAACTCTTCAAATAGACAAAAATTATCCAAATTTTTTGAGAAAACTCTAAAAGAGATGGATAAATTTCAAACCGTCGCACTCAAAATTTCTGAATTTGGTTTAGTTCAAATGACAAGAAAGCGATCCGGCAAAACATTAGTACAACAATTAACCAAAGTTTGCGAGTGCTGCAACTCTTATGGATTTGTTAAATCAACACAAACAATCAGTTATGAAGTACTTCAATTATTCAAAGATTCTGTAAAGCGTGAAAACCATCATGGAACTGCAACTCTCGTAACATCACCTGTAGTTTTTGACTATTTAACAGAAAAAGAGTACAAATCAATTTTAAAACTAGAAAAAGAAATAAATTGCAAAATCATTTTAGAATCCAATGACAACTTTGAAGGTTCTTTATTTAAAATTGAAAAATCGTAA
- a CDS encoding peptidase E produces the protein MCSKLIKKSIYTILAFLILGSIMFYLYKNNKKNIRSISKIEITKKIVAIGGGDYKKDVTLTADQEMVRLSGKENPKLLFVPTGHSDDDKYCKDYLDYFQKKLHVKTDTLFLVKENPTIEQIKEKVFNSDIVYISGGDTLFMIALWKTYGFDKILKEAWEKGIVLGGTSAGSICWFEGGHSDSLSFTNQKNWHYIIAPGLGFFKGINCPHFNTGTEGKLRINDFKKRILETNKWGIATDEGCAIEFINDKFKIISYKETSNAYKVFKEGDAIKEVKIKKYEELMPIEMLYQK, from the coding sequence ATGTGTTCAAAATTAATTAAAAAAAGTATTTACACAATTTTAGCTTTTTTGATCTTAGGAAGCATTATGTTTTATCTTTATAAAAATAATAAAAAAAATATTCGATCAATATCGAAAATAGAAATTACTAAAAAAATAGTTGCCATTGGCGGTGGAGATTATAAAAAAGATGTCACCTTAACAGCCGATCAAGAAATGGTAAGACTCTCAGGTAAAGAAAATCCAAAATTACTTTTTGTACCAACAGGTCACTCTGACGATGACAAATATTGCAAAGATTATTTAGACTATTTTCAAAAAAAATTACATGTAAAAACTGACACATTATTTTTGGTAAAAGAAAATCCAACAATAGAACAAATTAAAGAAAAAGTGTTTAACTCCGATATAGTCTACATCAGTGGCGGAGATACTTTATTCATGATCGCACTTTGGAAAACATATGGATTTGATAAAATTTTAAAAGAAGCCTGGGAAAAAGGAATAGTTTTAGGTGGAACGAGCGCAGGATCAATTTGCTGGTTTGAAGGTGGACATAGTGATTCATTATCATTCACAAATCAAAAAAATTGGCATTATATAATTGCACCCGGCTTAGGATTTTTTAAAGGAATAAATTGTCCACATTTTAACACCGGAACAGAAGGTAAATTAAGAATCAATGATTTTAAAAAAAGAATCCTTGAAACAAATAAATGGGGAATTGCAACAGATGAAGGATGTGCAATTGAATTTATCAATGACAAATTCAAAATAATTTCTTACAAAGAAACGTCTAATGCATATAAAGTTTTCAAAGAAGGTGATGCAATAAAAGAAGTTAAAATAAAAAAATATGAAGAACTTATGCCAATAGAAATGCTTTATCAAAAATAA
- the priA gene encoding primosomal protein N' has translation MFVKVKLLKGFPKPLFYEIPKEWDQTNLKGTIIQVPIRSKIIPAIVQEIYTKLPSKISFEIKKALNIEPLPADDNFPLYVQKLSSIFFINEEYFYQRIRSFLFEKDDSKNVAPDIPLQDVNFQNSVQLTLPQQNVVDFVSKHIENPSYQPTLLYGVTGSGKTEVYKKLIIKSISENKTVIFLTPEVSLSLQFQKIFEQTLSKDIKIFNFHSASKISQKRELWEALLNATPVLILGVHLPILLPISNLGLIIVDEEHETNYQEKKSPKLNSKMLAIYRAFTYKIPIILGSATPSLSSLLNVKEKKWNLFELKERFGGEFPQIQKVFLKEKNRRSNFWISKELETEIKATLDKKEQALIFLNRRGFSFFVLCKECGFVFKCPNCSVSLTLHQSAKGESLQCHYCNYAKTLPANCPECKVNSENFIKKGIGTQQVVSILEKIFPQAKIERADLDTTSKKKKWHETVKKFETGEIDILVGTQTITKGYHFPNVTLVGVLWADLGLHFPVFNAIETNLQQLIQVAGRAGRQSKSSKVIMQVMQDHNVFDNLSEQNYLDFYESEIEFRTIAKYPPIYYLLQIEIKNLNILKIESDSSKIFSILEQKIKSLNLEIDILGPCKPPIYKIQKIEIRQIYLKSKNFTIFHTLLKSIDFKLFSSSIYLNINF, from the coding sequence ATGTTTGTAAAAGTAAAATTACTCAAAGGTTTTCCAAAACCTCTTTTTTATGAAATTCCAAAAGAATGGGATCAAACCAATCTCAAAGGAACAATAATACAGGTTCCGATAAGAAGCAAAATCATTCCTGCAATAGTGCAAGAAATTTATACAAAATTACCAAGTAAAATCAGTTTTGAAATAAAAAAAGCACTAAACATTGAGCCTTTACCAGCCGACGATAACTTCCCTTTGTATGTTCAAAAACTTTCTTCAATATTTTTTATAAATGAAGAATATTTTTATCAAAGAATTCGATCATTTTTATTTGAAAAAGATGATTCAAAAAATGTTGCTCCGGATATTCCTCTGCAAGATGTTAATTTTCAAAACTCTGTACAATTAACTCTACCACAACAAAATGTAGTTGATTTTGTATCAAAACATATAGAAAATCCATCGTATCAACCCACCCTACTTTATGGTGTTACCGGATCTGGTAAAACAGAAGTTTATAAAAAATTAATTATAAAAAGTATCTCAGAAAACAAAACTGTCATTTTTTTAACACCGGAAGTTTCACTAAGTTTGCAATTTCAAAAAATATTCGAGCAAACGCTTTCCAAAGATATAAAAATATTTAATTTTCACAGTGCAAGCAAAATCTCACAAAAAAGAGAACTTTGGGAAGCGTTGCTAAATGCAACTCCAGTTTTGATTTTAGGTGTTCATCTGCCAATTCTTCTTCCAATTTCAAATTTAGGATTAATAATAGTTGATGAAGAACATGAAACTAATTATCAAGAAAAAAAATCACCAAAACTAAATAGTAAAATGCTCGCAATTTACCGCGCTTTTACTTATAAAATTCCAATTATTTTAGGATCCGCTACACCTTCACTCTCCTCACTTTTGAATGTTAAAGAAAAAAAATGGAATTTATTTGAACTTAAAGAGAGATTTGGTGGAGAATTTCCACAAATCCAAAAAGTGTTTTTAAAAGAAAAAAATAGACGCAGCAATTTTTGGATATCAAAAGAACTCGAAACTGAAATCAAAGCAACTTTGGATAAAAAAGAACAAGCTTTAATCTTTTTAAACCGACGAGGATTTAGTTTTTTCGTACTTTGCAAAGAATGTGGTTTTGTTTTCAAATGCCCAAACTGTTCAGTAAGCTTAACACTGCATCAATCTGCAAAAGGCGAATCGCTTCAATGTCACTACTGCAATTACGCAAAAACACTTCCAGCAAATTGCCCCGAATGCAAAGTAAATAGTGAAAATTTTATAAAAAAAGGAATAGGCACGCAGCAGGTAGTATCAATTCTTGAAAAAATATTCCCACAAGCAAAAATAGAACGTGCTGATTTGGACACAACATCAAAAAAGAAAAAATGGCACGAAACTGTAAAAAAATTCGAAACTGGAGAAATCGACATTTTGGTCGGTACGCAAACAATCACAAAAGGTTACCATTTCCCAAATGTTACATTAGTCGGAGTACTCTGGGCAGATTTGGGTCTTCATTTTCCAGTTTTTAATGCAATCGAAACCAATTTACAACAGCTAATCCAAGTCGCAGGTAGAGCTGGAAGACAAAGTAAATCTAGCAAAGTTATAATGCAAGTGATGCAAGATCATAATGTTTTCGACAATTTATCAGAACAAAATTATCTAGATTTTTATGAAAGCGAAATCGAATTTCGCACTATTGCAAAATATCCTCCAATTTACTATCTACTGCAAATCGAGATAAAAAATTTAAATATTTTAAAAATAGAATCGGATTCTTCCAAAATATTTAGTATTCTCGAACAAAAAATTAAATCATTAAACTTAGAAATCGACATACTCGGTCCATGCAAGCCACCGATCTATAAAATACAAAAGATAGAAATTCGCCAAATTTATCTAAAATCAAAAAACTTCACAATTTTTCATACTCTACTAAAATCTATCGATTTCAAACTGTTTAGCAGCTCTATTTATCTAAATATAAATTTTTAG